AATACAAGAATATTCCTCTATTATgacatttgtaaataactttagGGAAGAATTATCTTAGGATATATTGATAATATCTTCTCCTTTTTATTATAGCTTCTCCTGGAATGAAATCTTCAGCCATTCCTAATGTTTATTAATAATTGTGAAATAATGGGCGTACACATAATGTCTCTATCATCCATCGGGAGCTATGACCACAGACTGTTCAGAATGATTCCCCAGTCATCTGCTTCCTGGATATTACTATGTGTAACTGGTCTGAGAAGATTTCTATGTGATCGTGTTGTAGGAATAGATGGGGGCGTCCAGTGAGATTACTGGAGATTAGGAAGAAGAACAATATGAGGAGAGAATTAGGGAAGGAGAAGAATCAAGTCAACAAAGAAAACTCTGTGAGCTCTGAGATATTTACAACTTCAAGAGGCCGGATAGATATCCAGTAAACCCCCCAGAGGAGACCCTCATGTCTACTGTTCTAAAGGACTTACATCACATTTTATTTCTATCAGGGACAATCAGGACCGAATAAGGAGATGGTCACATTATGCTCATTGGACTGGGTTATTATTTGTTTTGTCCCTTAGAATCCTTTCAACTTCAGCATCTCGCTGGAAGGTTTTACTGCTGAGACTCTCTTTGTCTAATGTGAATTTTCTCATGTCTAGCAAGAGCTGGTTTacgtgtaaaacatttcccacattctgaacatgaaaacggcttctctcctgtgtgaattcgctCATGTCTAAGAAGATGTGATTTAtctctaaaacatttcccacattctaaacatgaaaatggcttttctcctgtgtgatgttTCTCATGTCTAACAAGATCTGACTTACTTGTAAAACATctgccacattctgagcatgaatgcggcttctctcctgtgtgaattctcctatgtctaacaagatctgatttacttataaaacatctgccacattctgaacataaataaggcttctctcctgtatgaacTCTTTCATGTGTAACAAGCTGTGCTTTCTCTATAAAACACTTCCCACATTcggaacatgaatacggcttctcccctgtgtgaattctctcatgtataacaagctttgatttctctataaaacatttcccgcattctgaacatgaatatggcttctcccctgtgtgaattttctcatgtttaacaagatttgattgatttataaaacattttccgcattctgaacatgaatacagcttctgtcctgtgtgaattttctcatgtttaacaagatatgattttttgataaaacatttcccacatttcgaacatgaaaatggcttctctcctgtgtgaattcccTCATGTGTAACAAGATCTAATTTACatggaaaacatttcccacattctgagcatgaatatagCATCTCTCCTGAGTGAATTTTTTCATGTCTAACAAGATTTGATTGTTTTGTAAAACAtagcccacattctgaacatgaatatggcttctctcccgtGTGACTTCTTCTGTGCATAAAGAGAGTTGATCTTCTTGTAAATACTTTTCCACATTCATCACATGGAAACCTTTTCTCCCCTTTCCGCTCTGTACTTGTGGTAACAACTTGTGATTGGTCGGGAGAAGGTTCCTGATTATCCGGCGGATTGTATGAGatatctgtactgtgatgtcCTGGATGTAGTACAGGTTGTGGTGTATGATCATCTTCTGAGGAGCCCTGCATGGTATCTTCATCCTCATCTTCATCTTTATAATTCAGCAATAACATCACATCTTCATCACAGTTGAGATTTTCTGTTAGGATTTAAGTagatttgatttatttatttttggttttcttCAAACCACAAAGTAGAgacatttataacatttttatttgtcAGTAAACACAAGTGCAGTTTTTGATGCGGTTGTTTAAAGTCAGATGTGAAGCCACATTGTAGGTCACACAACACAACCGCTTAGataagtgcttcccaaccagggtgcatctagctgtttaaaaactacaaatcccagcatgcccggacagccttcggctgtccgggcatgctgggagttgtagttttgcaacagctggaggcatcctggttgggtagCACTGGCTTAGATACAGAACCTGACACCTGTAACGCCTGATACCTGTAACGCGTGTACCACATTCCGCTGCCTACCTTGGGCGAACCCGCTCGCACAGCTCCCCCTTCCCGCTGCAGGCTCCGGACTTTTCCTTCTGCAGTGTCTCACCCAGCTACAATATCTGGTGCATCTAGCAGTGGCCGCACGAGGCCTGACTCTTTAAGGGTTCTCCTCCAATCCCTGACTGCCATCTCCTATTTAAGGATgctccgccctcaccttcccGCCTGGGCTACAAAGTGGTTATCCATTGTGAAGGTTACATGATTGCTGCATCCAGTGtaggggcgctttaaatcaatgcacttcagtggcttttgcggggccataggccgccgccgccaccacccgcttctctccccctacctgccaAGGTGGTcttggccatccatccttccttcctgtagtgtccggcggcattccaggtggagggtgaaccggtccgggctgtccttcctctccgggggtcctcttctccactccgggcaggctccggcctagtacgctgcatagacgccgctgtgcagtgacgcccgtgcacagcgacgcacctgatgtcacggcgtagcggcgtctatgcagcgtactagtccGGAGCCTttccagagtggagaagatgacccccggacaaggacagcccggaccggttcaccctcccccCGGAataccgccggacactacaggaaggaaggatggcccggaccacccccattatgggtaagtttaatttttttttattgactcggagggtgggggaggcgcCCGACCGGTAtaacggtatgggcaaaaatccataccggtataccgcccagcactacggggggggcggttgcggtgcggcgggtcggggggggggggggctttggcggtcgcggtgcggggcattatcggcttatcagcaaggtaattgccgataccgataatggccaaaatcgtgattatcggccgataatatcggccataccgataatcggtcgatccctaatacagtGTATTCAGATTTCTGCCTGTTTAGTGACGCCACCTTTTGCCTCACCCCTTGGTACTTTCCTGATTCTTCTGGTACAGACTTCAGACTgcttgactacgcctctgccttctATTGGGCTAAACACCATCTGCACCTGCGCTACTCAGCAAAGCTGTTCCAAGCTCCAACTCAGCTATAACATCTAGCCTCAAACTCTGCTGCAAACTCTACCCAGCCTCAGCCAGCCTGACCTGCCTGTGTCTCAGGTGCTTTGCACCAGAGTCTTTTGGCCTGCTCGGCCAGCTGCCACTTTACCGGGACCTCACTTGTTGAAGCGACCcggtatccccctgcagacaagaCCAGCTTCTGCATCTGGAGCAAGATAAAGGGAGATACTTAGACAATGCTCTCAAGTTTGGCCCAAATCCAGACTGGTAAGTGGAACAGCGGGTCCAGACCGCTAAAGGCATTACAACACCTACTGAACAGATCTTAAAAAAGTGGGAAAATGTGTGAGAGAGAGGGTGAGAAGCACTTTGGGAAGTACTTATCTAAGCAGTTGTGTTGTGCGGCCCACAATGTGGCAAGAGAAAGAGAATTATTGGATCAACAGGGTAAATACTTTAGTTCCGCTTGGGTGAATGAGTAGATCGAAAACGTGAGCTAACCCTGTTGTAGCGGTACATACAGTAATACACCTTACTGTCCCTAATCACTGTTATTTGTCCCATTTCCTCGTATTTATCGATGTCTCTAACCCACCGCCATTCATCGATGTCTCTGACCCACTGCCATTCATAGATCTCTCTGACCCACCGCCATTCATAGATCTCTCTGACCCACTGCCATTCATAGATCTCTCTGACCCACTGCCATTCATCGATGTCTCTGACCCACTGCCATTCATAGATCTCTCTGACCCACTGCCATTCATAGATCTCTCTGACCCACTGCCATTCATAGATCTATCTTACCCACTGCCATTCATCGATGTCTCTGACCCACTGCCATTCATAGATCTCTCTGACCCACTGCCATTCATCGATGTCTCTGACCCACCGCCATTCATAGATCTCTCTGACCCACTGCCATTCATAGATCTCTCTGACCCAGTGCCATTCATAGATCTCTCTGACCCACTGCCATTCACAGATCTCTCTTACCCACTGCCATTCATCGATGTCTCTGACCCACTGCCATTCATAGATCTCTCTTACCCACTGCCATTCATCGATGTCTCTGACCCACCGCCATTCATAGATCTCTCTGACCCACCGCCATTCATCGATGTCTCTGACCCACCGCCATTCATAGATCTCTCTGACCCACTGCCATTCATCGATCTCTCTGACCCACCGCCATTCATCGATGTCTCTGACCCACCGCCATTCATCGATGTCTATGACCCACTGCCATTCATCGATGTCTCTGACCCACTGCCATTCATCGATCTCTCTGACCCACTGCCATTCATCGATGTCTCTGACCCACTGCAATTCATCAATGTCTCTGACCCACCGCCATTCATAGATCTCTCTGACCCACCGCCATTCATCGATGTCTCTGACCCACCGCCATTCATCGATCTCTCTGACCCACTGCCATTCATCGATCTCTCTAACCCACCGCCATTCATCGATCTCTCTGACCCACCGCCATTCATCGATGTCTCTGACCCACTGCCATTCATCGATCTCTCTGACCCACTGCCATTCATCGATCTCTCTAACCCACTGTAGCGAGCCTGCAGCTCCACCACCTAATTCTCTCTTTCTCTTGCCACATTGTAGGCCGCACAACACAACCGCTTAGATAAGtacttcccaactagggtgcatccagctgctgaaaaactacaactcccagcatacctggacagcgtTCGGCTACACCCAGCACAATCACGTAACCTTCACAATGGATAACCACTTTGTAGCTCAGGCGATAATGTGAGGGCGGAGCATCCTTAAATAGGAGATGGCAGTCAGGGATTGGAGGGGGAATAGAGTCAGAGGCGCAGGAGAACCCTTAAAGAGTAAGGCCTCGTGTGGCCACTGCTAGATGCACCAGACATTGTAGCTGGGTGAGACACTGCAGAGGGATAAGTCCGGAGCCTGCAGCGAGAAGGAGGAGCTGTGCGAGCGGTTCACCCAAGGTAGGCAGCGGAATGTGGTACACGCATTACAGGCGAAAAGCTGAAAAGTccaaattgtgttttttatattctcgtgtctggagacgctgtgcaATGTAAACCCCTATGTCACGTTGGCCCGGTGCTTGTTGGTTTTGTATCTAAGCCAgtacttcccaaccagggtgcctccagctgttgaagaactacaactcccagcatgcctggacagccgaaagctgtccgggcatgctgggagttgtagtttttcaacagctggacgcaccctggttgggaagcacttctCTAAGCGGTTGTGTTGTGGGGCCTACAATATGGCAAGAGAAAGAGAGAATTATTGGATCTATAAGGTAAAAGCTTTAGTTCCTCTTGAGCTCAATGAGTAGATTGAATATGTGAACTAACCCTGTTGTAGCGGTACATACAGTAAGACACTTTACTGTCCCTAATCACTGTTTTTTGTCCCGTTTCCTCGTATTCATAGATCTCTCTGACCCACTGCCATTCGTTGATGTCTCTGACCCACTGCCAACCAATGTCATGTGCTAGAGGCTTTTGGACACCTACTACCAGTTATACTGACCTTTTGACTCTGGTTTAACTGTACAAGTCCTTATTACCTCTGACCGCAGAACTGAGTGTCTGAACACCCCCCTCATTCATCCTCAATAGCCATGCAGATGACCAAATTATTTTTGTATTCTAATCATCCCTGCGGTACAATTTATGTATACCCCATACACCTGTATCATATCATTTATCAATCACATTGATGCCTCTCTGTATTAGTGTACTAGTGTGTACGTATGTCACACGTCATCCCAAACCTCAAAGTGACTGACGCCAGCCAAGCGCACCCATTCAGCTCTGTATACAGTTAGTATACAGTTTTagcaagggataagatgtctgatagaggGGGTACTGCTGCTGGAGCCTCCCGTGATCCTGTGCAGtatccagcattctaaacaaacacccGGTTCCTGCGGcattggtcgtgacatcatgacacgccccctccattcacgtctatgggattattttttcctttactaatcttttccttttttatccttttccctcctcctccccattCTACCTCCCTACACTAGTTATGCACATGTACATGCACTGTATAGCTCCAGTGGTGAAGGTCCAAGTTAATGGGCACCCTATTGCCCATTAACTTGGACCTTCACCACTGCCCGCTTTCTCTCCTTCTTTATGCAAGTGCCATGGAGTCGCTGGTGGCCATGGTGTCGAAGGGGGTTGGGTATTCAGGGTCTAAGGAAAAATGCATTGACTGAAATGATCTGACTTTATGTTGTATTTATCAGATCAAAAAGAAGCTCGTAACGCCGTATTGGATCTTTTGCAATGTTTTGGAACATACACCAGTTTTAAAATTAATATGGGCAAGTCAACCATTCTACCGATCGGTGGGGAGATACGTTCTGAAAGGGCGGTGTCTCATTCTTCGACGTGAGCCAACGCCATCACCATTACCTTTCTAGGACTGCAGGTTTCTCATTCGGTCCATGGATTTTGAAGGACCACTAAGTTTGCCAGGGCTAGTGAGTCACCATATTAATACagattatggaaaaagggggggctAGCTCTACATGTCCTACAATTGTATTATTGGGGGTTCGGTAGTCACATGTCCCCTGGTATGCCACTTCAGAACTGCTCAGAACCCGGGAAATGTTGACAGTCCCGCACTCTTTGGCATATACCGTATTCATCCTATACATCTGCTCTATTGTGGAGCAGATAAGATGACATTGTGTCGTAGGAAACACCTGACTTTATGTCAATTTCTGATGATTTGATCTCTGGGGTATAGGGTGGGCTTCAATCACTATACTTCTCTTAGGATAACCACTTATTTCCTGAGTTACAAGATCTACATCGCACCTGATGATGTTCCAGGACCGGACCTGGATCTGCCAGTTTTGGGAACCTGCCCTGGTGGTCTCCAGCTCTACCCTTCTCATCTATCACCTGTATAACTATTATCTAGTTTCATGAACATGACACCTGAGTTGCCTTTGTTATTCCCCTAATGGTTTTTTGCACGACCTTTCACCAACACTATAAAGAGTGAATCAGTGCAAAGACAATCACATGTAGAAGAGGATCCTACACACAACGGGACTGCCACACATCTAATATAATGGACTATATGGAGGACAGGCTGACTAATTAAAAATATTGGAAAACACCTTTCAAAAGGAAAAATCCTCTGAACTCCCTCTGTAAATCCATTATTACAtatctggggtaacacctcctggaattattacatacctggggtaacacctccctgaattattacatacctgggataacacctcctggaattattacatacctgggataacacctcctggaattattacatacctggggtaacccctcctggaattattacatacctggggtaacaccacctggaattattacatacctggggtaacacctcctggaatttcctccttcacttccctcatacacgggtgatggcccctcatcctctcttcttcatcctccatTTTACtattagtcagatctcccccctgatgtgacatatagaacaattcactacaatacagcagacaggaggagcaacagagacccccaaaatctacccccacatctatgactgcaggacccccctatagagatgtgggataggatcagcctcatctacctgatgcttctctgggacatttccctctggacagtcctgggaatacagaggacggggacacctctcgggtggactTCTAtccatgactccatctgtagggaacacacagggaatgaataaatcacctcctgtatatccatctgtagggaacacacagggactgaatagattatttacatgtgatgatcagatgatgggGTAGGAGCTAGGGGAACCTCAAAACAGATTTTACTTTTACAACCAATTAAAGTCTCCCCTTCCTTACACTGCTGATTGGCCATGAAatccgtctcctcttcttcttcatctTTAATCTCAACCTTAATATTCATCAGATCTTCACCCTAAacaaaaaccagaaaaaaaaaacgtaaaatggTTCAATCAACTTATAGTCATGTATTAGGGAGACTTTAGCGCCATCTACCTGTTGATTCCCAGGgacattttcctctggacaatccTGGGAATATAGAAGatggggacacctctcgggtgaaTTTCTATTCATGACTCcgtctgtagggaacacacagggaatgaatacatcacctgctggatagatt
Above is a genomic segment from Hyla sarda isolate aHylSar1 chromosome 1, aHylSar1.hap1, whole genome shotgun sequence containing:
- the LOC130297405 gene encoding zinc finger protein 3-like isoform X1, which gives rise to MTLTSSQVLSYNIRSSVLIDRPRMERDRNKMADRIINLTLQILFRLTGEDYIVVKKSSSGRCRAPLCEGWGRTQNPIPGPPPPSLIHEEMDEQKILELINKMMELLTGEFPIGFEDVAQAQYKDQVMMEDQQPLTSPDGVMNRNSPERCPHLLYSQDCPEENVPGNQQGEDLMNIKVEIKDEEEEETDFMANQQYGVMDRSPPERCPRPLYSQDCPEGNVPEKHQGGDLTNSKMEDEEERMRGHHPCMREVKEEIPGGVTPENLNCDEDVMLLLNYKDEDEDEDTMQGSSEDDHTPQPVLHPGHHSTDISYNPPDNQEPSPDQSQVVTTSTERKGEKRFPCDECGKVFTRRSTLFMHRRSHTGEKPYSCSECGLCFTKQSNLVRHEKIHSGEMLYSCSECGKCFPCKLDLVTHEGIHTGEKPFSCSKCGKCFIKKSYLVKHEKIHTGQKLYSCSECGKCFINQSNLVKHEKIHTGEKPYSCSECGKCFIEKSKLVIHERIHTGEKPYSCSECGKCFIEKAQLVTHERVHTGEKPYLCSECGRCFISKSDLVRHRRIHTGEKPHSCSECGRCFTSKSDLVRHEKHHTGEKPFSCLECGKCFRDKSHLLRHERIHTGEKPFSCSECGKCFTRKPALARHEKIHIRQRESQQ
- the LOC130297405 gene encoding zinc finger protein 3-like isoform X2; the protein is MERDRNKMADRIINLTLQILFRLTGEDYIVVKKSSSGRCRAPLCEGWGRTQNPIPGPPPPSLIHEEMDEQKILELINKMMELLTGEFPIGFEDVAQAQYKDQVMMEDQQPLTSPAGDVFIPCVFPTDGVMNRNSPERCPHLLYSQDCPEENVPGNQQGEDLMNIKVEIKDEEEEETDFMANQQYGVMDRSPPERCPRPLYSQDCPEGNVPEKHQGGDLTNSKMEDEEERMRGHHPCMREVKEEIPGGVTPENLNCDEDVMLLLNYKDEDEDEDTMQGSSEDDHTPQPVLHPGHHSTDISYNPPDNQEPSPDQSQVVTTSTERKGEKRFPCDECGKVFTRRSTLFMHRRSHTGEKPYSCSECGLCFTKQSNLVRHEKIHSGEMLYSCSECGKCFPCKLDLVTHEGIHTGEKPFSCSKCGKCFIKKSYLVKHEKIHTGQKLYSCSECGKCFINQSNLVKHEKIHTGEKPYSCSECGKCFIEKSKLVIHERIHTGEKPYSCSECGKCFIEKAQLVTHERVHTGEKPYLCSECGRCFISKSDLVRHRRIHTGEKPHSCSECGRCFTSKSDLVRHEKHHTGEKPFSCLECGKCFRDKSHLLRHERIHTGEKPFSCSECGKCFTRKPALARHEKIHIRQRESQQ